One genomic window of uncultured Fibrobacter sp. includes the following:
- the ssb gene encoding single-stranded DNA-binding protein: MAYLNKVMLIGNIGKDPEIRANPAGRKRVSFSLATSRRYRDNNGETKEQTDWHNIVGWGKIADIIEQLGVRKGMSLYVEGTLTNRSWTDQTTGQKRYATEVNMDTFQLLTPRGQGGAPNAGGYGQSNSYNQSNSYSQSPAPAYDPQMSEGDDDLPF, encoded by the coding sequence ATGGCTTATTTGAATAAAGTTATGCTCATCGGCAACATTGGCAAGGACCCGGAAATTCGAGCCAATCCCGCCGGACGCAAGCGCGTATCGTTCTCCCTCGCAACTTCCCGCCGCTACCGCGACAATAACGGTGAAACCAAGGAACAGACCGACTGGCACAACATCGTCGGTTGGGGCAAGATTGCCGACATCATCGAACAGCTCGGCGTGCGCAAGGGCATGAGCCTCTATGTCGAAGGGACCCTCACCAACCGCAGCTGGACCGACCAGACCACGGGCCAGAAGCGCTACGCTACCGAAGTCAACATGGACACGTTCCAGTTGCTCACCCCGCGTGGCCAGGGCGGCGCCCCGAACGCTGGCGGCTATGGCCAGAGCAACAGCTACAACCAGTCCAACAGCTACAGCCAGTCACCCGCTCCGGCATACGACCCCCAGATGTCCGAAGGTGACGACGACCTCCCGTTCTAA
- a CDS encoding YicC/YloC family endoribonuclease produces MSIISMTGFGKSESTLNGTTCVIEVRSVNSRFLEISAKIPKNFAYLENDFKAQIKEKLARGSVNLSITLGEGNIGNIPVCYNETAVSKFVEITKAMQAKYGIAGEIKLEHILAIPEVLQFTDAGADNEAWEKHLKAELDKALDGVIAMREKEGANLAADLTKRVAHLEDVLAKVEVLDPQRIETWKVKFKERVDALMKDSEIDDVRLLQEACIMADKLDIHEEITRFHSHNKLFLDALKKGGAQGKNLGFILQEMGREANTLGTKCQSADIAALAIELKNEIECIREQSLNIA; encoded by the coding sequence ATGTCCATTATTTCTATGACCGGATTCGGCAAGAGCGAATCCACCCTGAACGGAACCACCTGCGTTATCGAAGTGCGCAGCGTGAACAGCCGCTTCCTCGAAATTTCTGCAAAAATCCCGAAAAACTTCGCCTACCTCGAGAACGACTTCAAGGCGCAAATCAAAGAAAAACTTGCCCGTGGCTCGGTAAACCTCTCTATCACGCTCGGCGAAGGCAATATCGGGAACATTCCCGTGTGCTACAACGAGACGGCAGTGAGCAAGTTCGTGGAAATCACCAAGGCCATGCAGGCCAAGTACGGTATCGCAGGCGAAATCAAACTCGAGCATATCCTCGCGATTCCCGAAGTATTGCAGTTTACCGATGCAGGCGCTGACAACGAAGCCTGGGAAAAGCACCTGAAGGCAGAACTTGACAAGGCACTCGACGGCGTGATTGCCATGCGCGAAAAAGAAGGCGCGAACCTCGCCGCCGACCTCACAAAGCGCGTCGCCCACCTGGAAGACGTTCTCGCGAAGGTCGAAGTATTGGACCCGCAGCGAATCGAGACATGGAAAGTCAAGTTCAAGGAACGCGTGGACGCCCTGATGAAGGACAGCGAAATCGACGACGTACGCCTATTGCAAGAAGCCTGCATCATGGCTGACAAGCTCGACATCCACGAAGAAATCACGCGGTTCCACAGCCATAACAAGCTGTTCCTGGACGCTCTCAAGAAGGGCGGTGCGCAGGGCAAGAACCTCGGATTTATCCTTCAGGAAATGGGACGCGAAGCGAATACGCTTGGGACCAAGTGCCAGAGCGCCGACATTGCAGCGCTTGCCATCGAACTCAAGAACGAGATCGAGTGCATCCGCGAGCAGTCGCTGAATATTGCGTAG
- a CDS encoding C25 family cysteine peptidase, with protein sequence MFKKSAFFVLFLVVCGLASTVVEDSRSRFVVDDDVYESSVHRCENGDGARFFPENAVVSEEDGGVYRVYRVALPSNAKPSVRLGKVKLLPLGAPYCKEASLKFRPLTVGNPYLRDGLWIVEIVVPLLEKRGNSVSLRKSFELTVEFAGGAPSGVYPGKRAVDRVLNRKSAARFGVDQGKSRKALRRSAQSELDNVEFLAMFMVGDREVASFTEDGFYAVEFKTIRNALMALNRQEELDAIRIDKICLYGGNPDTLTERVPGTSLLTPNQIFEIPIEIRDHSKDSPAPDGYFGPGDSLLFVGYGTSIWKRMDRENPEYKNGSMDYFHSYSPYSFYQYFSFGYKKSGSGLRISSLPSPAGSGSSVKFLRYVRGEKDAVLRDTYYGKDLEWDEETGKEWFWHWHGRFDTTKISYLEQSFPQTKNLLGFVDGGKNYVAVSYFPYRSVFKSSAERTDDQPQNTSLSTTSYVDRMQGIKFSFDVNGRTFTTRTLIPGGNFRLDDVGLKANGNTYSLTMLPNDVQFDRFDGYTVAYEWKPTADTAEWILPGSVSGVIQIPVGGDANLRLMKFKDYEPLGLLKIEKGVAKDSIAAGEDVRYLLYRDGVYRPNSMISVEGIPGRIQGALKNLSAINNKTEYLVISPTEFGNTAYELAEFRSSDSAIASFKTTLVLVEDIYRYYKGGSLSPVAIRNYIAYAKGVCPNLKYVLLVGYGHFDYRGFYSRFPKNFIPPFENEAVVSEDFYGVLDSGHAAIYGTDDIDVAVGRLTVVNDLEFRNYLKKAKEYEQVRKYDHSSWRSTLILTADDARNGTDVDKTEHTRIHESVSSMIDTLSEKNKYRWNQKKIYLLNYKEDAAGQKKDAAQHLVDALNQGALMTTYFGHASVTDWAGEGLLKTSYVSRLTNKKLYTILNSFSCSTSRFDNGKTVSLTHSFVVTPDVGAIAAVGATRETFASQNELFAKRFLATALFEPKATIGDALLSAKNQKFQTDYPNYRYNTGHYVLFGEPVLMMPYGEGNITLDEEIDTLKALDKVSLSGSVKGIDNGMIHLSLREGRYNKKMYIGYEKGAASLSADTIEVPFDGALIYSEDVEIANGRFNVEFVTPRKLAFGDTAVEFQAWAYSNDVRPIARHWKKGIVISGMSSYADSIHDETPPTIHIQPCVKEGRAADFADGQIVVLQSPGCLQVIIEDSTALDYREQADEGISFEIEKWQTPFHPYPYQEQTSKRAVVKMNFSSEFYPAGRYVFKAVAYDVIGNRGEKTVTVDITDDMTSGLADVFNVPNPMGKKGTTFYFKNYAMNRTSRVNIFIYNQNGKLVKVIKNAVSGLTTWDGRDNHGNLLANGLYHYVVKSDVEATEDFKKKTWKKKQKLLISR encoded by the coding sequence ATGTTCAAAAAATCTGCCTTTTTTGTTCTGTTCCTTGTCGTCTGCGGTCTGGCGTCAACTGTTGTCGAGGATTCCCGTTCCCGTTTTGTCGTGGATGATGACGTTTACGAATCCAGCGTGCATCGTTGCGAAAATGGCGATGGGGCTCGGTTTTTCCCAGAAAATGCGGTGGTTTCTGAAGAGGATGGAGGAGTATACCGCGTTTACCGCGTTGCGCTTCCGTCGAATGCGAAGCCCAGTGTCCGTTTAGGGAAGGTGAAATTGCTCCCGCTCGGTGCTCCGTACTGCAAAGAGGCGTCGCTCAAATTCCGGCCCCTGACGGTCGGCAACCCTTATTTGCGTGACGGCTTGTGGATTGTAGAAATTGTTGTCCCGCTCCTTGAAAAGCGTGGGAACTCGGTTTCCCTCCGCAAGAGTTTTGAACTGACTGTTGAATTTGCCGGTGGAGCCCCTTCTGGAGTGTATCCTGGCAAACGTGCTGTTGACCGCGTGCTGAACCGCAAGTCTGCCGCGCGTTTTGGTGTCGATCAGGGCAAGTCCCGCAAAGCTTTGCGCCGCAGTGCCCAAAGCGAGCTGGATAACGTGGAGTTCTTGGCAATGTTCATGGTGGGCGATCGCGAGGTCGCCTCGTTCACGGAGGATGGATTCTACGCGGTCGAATTCAAAACGATCCGTAATGCGCTCATGGCGTTGAATCGGCAAGAAGAACTGGATGCAATCCGTATAGATAAGATTTGCCTTTACGGAGGAAATCCTGATACGCTTACCGAGAGGGTCCCGGGAACATCTCTGCTCACGCCTAACCAGATTTTTGAAATTCCTATTGAAATTCGTGACCATTCCAAGGATTCTCCTGCTCCTGATGGTTATTTCGGGCCGGGGGATTCTCTTTTGTTCGTTGGCTACGGAACCTCTATTTGGAAGCGGATGGATCGCGAAAATCCTGAATACAAAAATGGTTCCATGGATTATTTCCATTCGTATTCGCCTTACTCCTTCTACCAATACTTCTCGTTTGGCTACAAGAAATCGGGTTCGGGTTTGCGAATCTCTTCGTTGCCTTCTCCGGCTGGGAGTGGCAGTTCTGTCAAGTTCTTGCGTTATGTCCGTGGCGAAAAAGATGCGGTGCTGCGCGACACCTATTACGGCAAGGATCTTGAATGGGACGAAGAAACGGGTAAGGAATGGTTCTGGCATTGGCACGGCCGGTTTGATACGACAAAGATTTCTTATTTGGAACAAAGTTTCCCCCAGACAAAGAACTTGCTTGGCTTTGTTGATGGTGGCAAAAATTATGTAGCCGTGAGTTATTTCCCGTACCGTTCCGTTTTCAAGTCTTCTGCCGAACGTACGGATGACCAGCCTCAAAACACCTCGCTGTCCACCACTTCGTATGTGGATAGGATGCAGGGGATAAAGTTCTCTTTTGATGTCAATGGCAGGACTTTCACAACGAGGACGTTAATCCCGGGCGGGAATTTCCGCTTAGATGATGTGGGGCTCAAGGCTAATGGAAATACATATTCGTTGACGATGCTGCCCAACGATGTCCAGTTTGATCGTTTTGACGGCTATACCGTGGCATACGAGTGGAAACCCACTGCCGATACGGCTGAATGGATCCTGCCCGGATCTGTAAGCGGCGTAATCCAGATTCCTGTTGGTGGCGATGCCAATTTGCGCTTGATGAAGTTCAAAGATTACGAGCCTCTCGGTTTGTTGAAAATAGAGAAAGGTGTCGCAAAGGATAGTATTGCCGCCGGGGAAGATGTCCGGTACTTGCTGTATCGTGATGGCGTGTATCGTCCAAACTCCATGATTTCTGTCGAGGGAATTCCTGGACGAATTCAAGGTGCATTGAAAAATCTGTCTGCAATCAACAACAAGACGGAATACTTGGTTATTTCGCCGACGGAATTCGGCAATACGGCCTATGAACTGGCTGAGTTTCGCTCGAGTGATTCCGCCATTGCTTCGTTCAAGACGACGCTTGTTCTTGTGGAAGACATATACCGCTATTACAAGGGGGGCTCGCTCTCTCCGGTCGCTATCCGCAACTATATCGCCTATGCCAAGGGCGTTTGCCCGAACCTCAAGTACGTGCTCCTTGTCGGGTATGGTCATTTTGATTATCGAGGATTCTATTCGCGTTTCCCCAAAAATTTTATTCCTCCGTTTGAAAATGAAGCGGTGGTTTCAGAGGATTTCTACGGGGTTCTGGATTCCGGCCATGCCGCTATTTATGGAACGGACGACATCGATGTTGCCGTGGGGCGCTTGACGGTTGTGAACGATTTGGAATTTCGAAATTATTTGAAGAAGGCCAAGGAGTATGAGCAGGTCAGGAAGTACGATCATTCCTCATGGCGCTCGACACTTATTTTGACGGCGGACGATGCGAGAAATGGGACCGATGTGGATAAAACGGAACACACAAGGATTCACGAAAGTGTTAGTTCAATGATTGATACCTTGTCCGAAAAAAATAAATACCGTTGGAACCAGAAAAAGATTTACTTGCTGAACTATAAAGAAGATGCGGCCGGGCAGAAAAAGGATGCAGCCCAGCATCTGGTGGATGCGTTGAATCAAGGCGCTTTGATGACGACTTATTTTGGCCATGCCTCGGTAACGGATTGGGCGGGCGAGGGCTTGCTTAAGACATCGTATGTGTCTCGATTGACCAACAAGAAACTTTACACGATTCTGAATTCGTTCTCGTGTTCCACTTCTCGATTTGATAACGGGAAAACGGTATCGTTGACTCATTCCTTTGTGGTGACGCCGGATGTGGGCGCAATTGCTGCTGTTGGCGCTACACGAGAAACATTTGCCTCGCAGAACGAACTTTTTGCGAAGAGGTTCCTTGCGACTGCACTGTTTGAACCTAAGGCGACTATTGGCGATGCCCTGCTTTCGGCGAAGAATCAAAAATTCCAGACGGATTATCCCAACTATCGTTACAATACGGGGCATTATGTCCTGTTTGGTGAGCCGGTGCTAATGATGCCCTACGGAGAAGGGAATATCACTCTTGATGAGGAAATCGATACGCTGAAGGCATTGGACAAGGTCTCGTTAAGCGGTTCCGTGAAAGGTATCGACAACGGAATGATTCACTTGTCGCTGCGCGAAGGCCGTTACAATAAGAAAATGTATATCGGATATGAAAAGGGGGCGGCCAGTTTGTCGGCAGATACGATCGAAGTCCCCTTTGACGGAGCGCTGATTTATTCGGAAGATGTTGAGATTGCCAATGGGCGGTTCAATGTTGAATTTGTGACTCCACGGAAACTGGCGTTTGGTGACACGGCTGTCGAGTTCCAGGCTTGGGCGTATTCAAACGATGTAAGGCCCATTGCTCGCCATTGGAAAAAGGGAATCGTCATTTCGGGTATGTCCTCGTATGCGGATTCTATCCATGACGAAACTCCTCCCACTATCCATATACAGCCTTGCGTTAAAGAAGGGCGTGCTGCAGACTTTGCCGATGGGCAGATTGTGGTATTGCAGTCTCCTGGGTGCTTGCAGGTTATTATCGAGGATTCTACGGCGTTGGATTATCGCGAACAAGCGGACGAAGGTATTTCCTTTGAAATTGAAAAATGGCAAACGCCGTTCCATCCCTACCCATATCAGGAGCAAACGTCCAAACGTGCGGTTGTCAAGATGAATTTCTCTTCGGAATTCTATCCGGCGGGGCGCTATGTGTTCAAGGCGGTAGCGTACGATGTGATTGGCAATCGCGGCGAGAAGACGGTGACGGTCGATATTACAGATGACATGACGTCGGGACTTGCCGATGTGTTCAATGTGCCGAATCCGATGGGTAAGAAGGGGACGACCTTCTACTTCAAGAACTATGCCATGAACAGGACGTCAAGGGTGAACATTTTCATCTATAACCAGAACGGAAAACTGGTCAAGGTTATCAAGAATGCTGTTTCTGGGTTGACGACTTGGGATGGTCGAGATAATCATGGCAATTTGCTCGCTAATGGTCTCTACCATTATGTTGTCAAGAGCGATGTCGAAGCTACGGAAGATTTCAAGAAGAAAACTTGGAAAAAGAAACAGAAACTATTGATTTCGAGGTAA
- a CDS encoding lamin tail domain-containing protein, whose product MSPKKNQKNTSRATLVALASATLIALGPISGCSDESSSSNAKSVELSKVSVELAYTAAPRLDSIVLDCVGSDSLHIVHDNKDSSFELDLFPHDRWVLSAKLYANGGLMQEGEIVTKIEAGSSVDVTIPLHAIVGFVYVEIPLGFGNPAGVSSGTLSLTTDDTSYSYKMTMDGVNAVFASGMLPLGETYEIKLLLKDSAGKTIYSMQDTFLLTEDTPVPEFTVKSIRSKVQLAISTTDEVSKDISLRLPGYSRYPAVGDIVVTEVFTAVNTKDSSQYEFIELYNGSLDTLSLEGCTIGTSSVASSSCAIVPERINPGDILVLAELSARAPDEYKNTDKWKGLANSKGAIVLQCMGTVLDSLYYADKPDSLHLEVIPAMGSSKYGQSSQLNIRKWQKRDKGESWCLSEPTPGKLDYCE is encoded by the coding sequence ATGAGTCCAAAAAAGAACCAGAAAAACACCTCCAGAGCCACACTCGTGGCCCTGGCATCGGCAACCCTCATCGCCCTGGGCCCCATCAGCGGGTGCAGCGACGAATCCAGCAGTTCAAATGCAAAATCGGTCGAACTTTCGAAGGTATCGGTCGAGCTTGCCTACACCGCCGCACCGCGCCTCGACAGCATCGTGCTCGACTGCGTCGGCTCAGACTCCCTGCACATCGTCCACGACAACAAGGACAGCAGTTTCGAGCTTGACCTGTTCCCACATGACCGCTGGGTCCTTTCTGCAAAGCTCTACGCAAACGGAGGGCTTATGCAAGAGGGCGAAATCGTGACAAAAATCGAGGCCGGCAGCAGCGTAGATGTAACCATCCCCCTGCACGCCATCGTAGGGTTCGTGTACGTGGAAATCCCCCTCGGGTTCGGCAACCCGGCCGGAGTCAGTAGCGGTACACTCTCGCTCACGACCGACGACACGAGCTACAGCTACAAAATGACAATGGACGGAGTCAACGCCGTCTTTGCAAGTGGTATGCTCCCCCTCGGCGAGACCTACGAGATAAAACTGCTCCTGAAGGATAGCGCCGGCAAGACCATCTACAGCATGCAGGACACGTTCCTGCTCACCGAAGACACTCCCGTTCCCGAGTTCACGGTGAAGTCGATCCGCTCCAAGGTGCAACTCGCCATTTCCACGACAGACGAGGTGAGCAAGGACATCTCGCTCCGATTGCCCGGATACTCCCGTTACCCGGCCGTGGGCGACATCGTCGTGACCGAGGTGTTCACCGCCGTCAACACGAAGGATTCGTCGCAATACGAGTTCATCGAGCTGTACAACGGGAGCCTTGACACCCTGAGCCTGGAGGGTTGCACTATCGGGACCAGTTCCGTAGCAAGCAGTTCCTGCGCCATCGTGCCGGAACGCATCAACCCGGGAGACATCCTGGTACTCGCCGAGCTCAGCGCAAGGGCCCCCGACGAATACAAGAACACCGATAAATGGAAGGGCCTCGCCAACTCCAAGGGAGCCATTGTATTGCAGTGCATGGGTACCGTCCTCGATTCCCTGTACTACGCCGACAAGCCCGATTCCCTGCACCTGGAAGTCATCCCGGCCATGGGGTCGAGCAAGTACGGGCAGAGCTCCCAACTGAACATCCGTAAATGGCAAAAGCGCGACAAAGGCGAATCCTGGTGCCTGAGCGAACCGACCCCAGGGAAGCTGGACTACTGCGAATAG
- a CDS encoding peptide chain release factor-like protein — protein sequence MHRDTYLKMTLDELLGACTLKGFQGSGPGGQHRNKTNTGVMLTLRQYNLEIKSCEGRSAKENKTHALRKMQMALALKVRETPPAVEIPFPGSNGHIQPSNALFPLFIAHVFDRMAQKNGDTKEAAQAFGLTPSALVKIIRQDKACAEKLQNSRQAQGKGRLHL from the coding sequence ATGCATCGCGATACCTATCTTAAAATGACGCTGGACGAACTGCTCGGGGCATGTACGCTCAAGGGGTTCCAGGGCAGCGGCCCGGGGGGCCAGCACAGGAACAAGACCAACACGGGCGTCATGCTCACCTTGCGGCAATACAATTTAGAAATCAAATCGTGCGAAGGCAGGAGCGCAAAAGAAAATAAGACACATGCTCTGCGCAAAATGCAGATGGCACTCGCCCTCAAGGTCCGAGAGACGCCTCCCGCTGTGGAGATTCCCTTCCCCGGCAGTAACGGCCACATCCAGCCGTCAAACGCATTGTTTCCGCTGTTCATAGCCCACGTTTTCGACAGAATGGCCCAAAAGAACGGCGACACGAAAGAGGCGGCACAGGCATTCGGCCTCACTCCGAGCGCCCTCGTAAAAATTATCCGGCAAGACAAGGCCTGCGCAGAAAAGCTCCAAAATAGCCGCCAAGCACAGGGAAAAGGCCGTTTACACCTATAA